The Candidatus Omnitrophota bacterium genome has a window encoding:
- a CDS encoding response regulator translates to MAKKKILIIEDEPDAALFLKMHLEKSGFNAICASDGKEGFEKVRTETPDLILLDLMLPQVDGLWVCNILKSDKRFTRIPIIILTAKATDSDMAVAKKCGANGYMVKPFEFSDLLIEIKKFLKD, encoded by the coding sequence ATGGCTAAGAAAAAAATATTGATCATAGAGGATGAGCCGGATGCGGCGTTATTTTTAAAGATGCACCTCGAGAAGAGCGGCTTTAATGCTATATGCGCATCTGACGGCAAGGAGGGGTTCGAAAAGGTCCGCACGGAAACGCCCGACCTGATTCTTCTGGACCTGATGCTTCCGCAGGTGGATGGGCTGTGGGTTTGCAACATACTTAAAAGCGACAAGCGGTTTACTCGTATTCCTATAATAATTCTTACCGCAAAAGCAACCGATAGCGATATGGCAGTCGCAAAAAAATGCGGCGCCAACGGCTATATGGTCAAACCGTTTGAGTTCAGCGACTTGCTTATAGAAATTAAGAAGTTCCTAAAAGACTGA
- a CDS encoding PspC domain-containing protein, whose translation MKKFYLSTTDKRIGGVCGGIAEYFNVDSTFVRLLFVLFALFGGLTIFIYIVLWVVAPRRPAGGKGKVS comes from the coding sequence ATGAAAAAATTTTATCTATCGACCACTGATAAAAGAATAGGCGGCGTATGTGGCGGGATAGCGGAATATTTTAATGTTGATTCGACTTTTGTCAGGCTTTTGTTTGTGCTATTCGCGTTATTCGGCGGATTGACTATCTTCATCTATATCGTCCTGTGGGTCGTTGCGCCGAGAAGGCCGGCGGGCGGTAAAGGAAAGGTGTCGTGA